In a genomic window of Streptomyces sp. SJL17-4:
- a CDS encoding dipeptide ABC transporter ATP-binding protein, with product MAETAVTAAKTRSGEAILEVRDLHKHYPLTQGVLFKKQVGAVKAVDGVDFDLAAGETLGIVGESGCGKSTVAKMLVNLERPTSGSIRYKGDDITTLSPKALKAVRRNIQMVFQDPYTSLNPRMTVGDIIGEPYEIHPEVAPKGDRRRKVQDLLDVVGLNPEYINRYPHQFSGGQRQRIGIARGLALQPEIIVADEPVSALDVSVQAQVINLMGNLQTEFSLSYVFIAHDLSIVRHISDRVGVMYLGRIVEIGSDAQIYDHPTHPYTQALLSAVPVPDPEARAHRERIILTGDVPSPANIPSGCRFRTRCWKAQERCALEVPLLAVPAVFRLTDSPAKHDSACHFAEEKHVVPTENTDNGPETPPDNGPGLFKKPESP from the coding sequence ATGGCTGAGACCGCTGTGACCGCCGCGAAGACCCGGTCGGGCGAGGCGATCCTCGAAGTCAGGGACCTCCACAAGCACTATCCGCTCACCCAGGGTGTCCTCTTCAAGAAGCAGGTCGGCGCGGTCAAGGCGGTCGACGGCGTCGACTTCGACCTCGCCGCCGGCGAGACCCTCGGCATCGTCGGCGAGTCCGGCTGCGGCAAGTCGACGGTCGCGAAGATGCTCGTCAACCTGGAACGGCCGACGTCCGGCTCGATCCGCTACAAGGGCGACGACATCACCACCCTGTCGCCCAAGGCCCTCAAGGCGGTCCGCCGCAACATCCAGATGGTGTTCCAGGACCCGTACACCTCGCTCAACCCGCGCATGACCGTCGGCGACATCATCGGCGAGCCGTACGAGATCCACCCCGAGGTCGCCCCCAAGGGCGACCGGCGCCGCAAGGTCCAGGACCTCCTGGACGTCGTCGGCCTCAACCCCGAATACATCAACCGCTACCCGCACCAGTTCTCCGGCGGCCAGCGCCAGCGCATCGGCATCGCCCGCGGCCTCGCCCTCCAGCCCGAGATCATCGTCGCCGACGAACCCGTGTCCGCCCTCGACGTCTCCGTCCAGGCACAGGTCATCAACCTGATGGGGAACCTCCAGACCGAGTTCTCCCTGTCGTACGTCTTCATCGCCCACGACCTGTCGATCGTCCGGCACATCTCCGACCGGGTCGGCGTCATGTACCTCGGCCGGATCGTCGAGATCGGCAGCGACGCGCAGATCTACGACCACCCCACCCACCCGTACACCCAGGCGCTGCTCTCCGCCGTCCCGGTCCCCGACCCCGAGGCGCGCGCCCACCGCGAACGCATCATCCTCACCGGCGACGTCCCCTCCCCGGCCAACATCCCCTCCGGCTGCCGCTTCCGCACCCGCTGCTGGAAGGCCCAGGAACGCTGCGCCCTCGAAGTCCCGCTCCTCGCCGTCCCGGCCGTCTTCCGCCTCACGGACAGCCCGGCGAAACACGACTCGGCCTGCCACTTCGCGGAGGAGAAGCACGTCGTCCCCACGGAGAACACCGACAACGGCCCCGAGACGCCACCGGACAACGGCCCCGGCCTCTTCAAGAAGCCCGAATCGCCTTAA
- a CDS encoding ABC transporter ATP-binding protein, with the protein MLLEVRDLHVEFHTRDGVAKAVNGVDYSVDAGETLAVLGESGSGKSVTAQAVMGILDIPPGKITQGEILFQGQDLLKLKEEERRKIRGAKMAMVFQDALSSLNPVVSVGDQLGEMFQVHKGMSRKDSKAKAVELMDRVRIPAAKERVGQYPHQFSGGMRQRIMIAMALALEPELIIADEPTTALDVTVQAQVMDLLAELQRELNMGLILITHDLGVVADVADKIAVMYAGRIVEQAPVHEIYKAPAHPYTKGLLESIPRLDQKGQELYAIKGLPPNLLNIPPGCAFNPRCPLARDRCRTDVPPLYEVTESPVPRASACHFWKECLHG; encoded by the coding sequence ATGCTGCTCGAAGTGCGCGACCTGCACGTGGAGTTCCACACCCGGGACGGGGTCGCCAAGGCGGTCAACGGCGTCGACTACTCCGTCGACGCGGGGGAGACCCTCGCCGTCCTCGGCGAGTCCGGCTCCGGCAAGTCCGTCACCGCCCAGGCCGTCATGGGCATCCTCGACATCCCCCCGGGAAAGATCACCCAGGGCGAGATCCTCTTCCAGGGTCAGGACCTCCTGAAGCTCAAGGAGGAGGAGCGGCGCAAGATCCGCGGAGCCAAGATGGCGATGGTCTTCCAGGACGCGCTCTCCTCCCTCAACCCCGTCGTCAGCGTCGGCGACCAGCTCGGCGAGATGTTCCAGGTCCACAAGGGCATGTCGCGCAAGGACTCCAAGGCCAAGGCCGTCGAACTGATGGACCGGGTCCGCATCCCCGCCGCCAAGGAACGCGTCGGCCAGTACCCCCACCAGTTCTCCGGCGGCATGCGGCAGCGCATCATGATCGCGATGGCGCTCGCCCTCGAACCCGAACTGATCATCGCCGACGAGCCCACCACCGCCCTCGACGTCACCGTCCAGGCCCAGGTCATGGACCTGCTCGCCGAGCTCCAGCGCGAACTCAACATGGGCCTCATCCTCATCACCCACGACCTCGGCGTCGTCGCCGACGTCGCCGACAAGATCGCCGTCATGTACGCGGGCCGCATCGTCGAACAGGCCCCCGTCCACGAGATCTACAAGGCCCCCGCCCACCCGTACACCAAGGGCCTCCTCGAATCGATCCCGCGCCTGGACCAGAAGGGCCAGGAGCTGTACGCGATCAAGGGCCTGCCGCCCAACCTGCTGAACATCCCGCCCGGCTGCGCCTTCAACCCGCGCTGCCCCCTCGCCCGGGACCGCTGCCGCACCGACGTGCCCCCGCTCTACGAGGTGACCGAGTCCCCGGTGCCGCGCGCCAGCGCCTGCCACTTCTGGAAGGAGTGCCTCCATGGCTGA
- a CDS encoding ABC transporter permease translates to MPEQPQPFDDGRAINHTGAGGGTDLAMDEGETLEKTPGGPQGTGADKKPRSLWSDAWHDLRRNPIFIISGLIILFLVIISIWPQLIASGNPLDCDLSKAQEGSQPGHPFGFNGQGCDVYTRTVYGARASVQVGLFATLGVTILGSVLGGLAGFYGGGWDGVLSRITDVFFAIPVILGGLVLLSVVSSNSVWPVIGFMVLLGWPQISRIARGSVITVKQNDYVQAARALGASNSRMLLRHIAPNALAPVIVVATIALGTYISLEATLSFLGVGLKPPTVSWGIDISSAAAYVRNAPHMLLWPSGALAITVLAFIMLGDAVRDALDPKLR, encoded by the coding sequence ATGCCTGAGCAGCCTCAGCCGTTCGACGACGGCCGCGCGATCAACCACACCGGAGCCGGCGGCGGAACCGACCTCGCGATGGACGAGGGCGAGACGCTGGAGAAGACCCCGGGCGGCCCCCAGGGCACCGGCGCCGACAAGAAACCCCGCTCCCTCTGGTCCGACGCCTGGCACGACCTGCGCCGGAACCCGATCTTCATCATCTCCGGCCTGATCATCCTCTTCCTGGTGATCATCTCCATCTGGCCGCAGCTCATCGCCAGCGGCAACCCGCTCGACTGCGACCTCTCCAAGGCCCAGGAGGGCTCCCAGCCCGGCCACCCCTTCGGCTTCAACGGCCAGGGCTGCGACGTCTACACCCGTACGGTCTACGGGGCCAGGGCCTCCGTCCAGGTCGGCCTCTTCGCCACCCTCGGCGTCACGATCCTCGGCTCCGTCCTCGGCGGCCTCGCCGGCTTCTACGGCGGCGGCTGGGACGGCGTCCTCTCCCGCATCACCGACGTCTTCTTCGCGATCCCCGTCATCCTCGGCGGCCTCGTCCTGCTCTCCGTCGTCAGCAGCAACAGCGTCTGGCCCGTCATCGGCTTCATGGTGCTCCTCGGCTGGCCGCAGATCTCCCGCATCGCCCGCGGCTCCGTCATCACCGTCAAACAGAACGACTACGTCCAGGCCGCCCGCGCGCTCGGCGCCTCCAACTCGCGGATGCTGCTCCGCCACATCGCGCCCAACGCCCTCGCGCCCGTCATCGTCGTCGCGACCATCGCCCTCGGCACGTACATCTCGCTCGAAGCGACGCTGTCCTTCCTCGGCGTCGGCCTCAAGCCCCCCACCGTCTCCTGGGGCATCGACATCTCCTCGGCCGCCGCATACGTGCGTAACGCCCCGCACATGCTGCTCTGGCCCTCCGGCGCGCTCGCCATCACCGTGCTCGCCTTCATCATGCTCGGCGACGCGGTCCGCGACGCCCTCGACCCCAAGCTGAGGTAG
- a CDS encoding ABC transporter permease gives MGRYVIRRLLQMIPVFFGATLLIFLMVNVMGDPIAGLCGDRQCDPATAAQLEKEFGLDKPVWQQYLTYMGNVFTGDFGTAFNGQEVTELMANAFPVTIRLTLVAIFFEIVIGISLGVLTGLKRGHPVDTTVLLLTLVVIAIPTFVTGLLLQLLLGVKWGWIKPAVSTDAPLDELIVPGLVLASVSLAYVTRLTRTSIAENKRADYVRTAVAKGLPRHRVITRHLLRNSLIPVVTFIGTDVGALMGGAIVTERIFNIHGVGYQLYQGILRQNTQTVVGFVTVLVLVFLVANLLVDLLYAVLDPRIRYA, from the coding sequence ATGGGTCGATATGTGATCCGGCGACTGCTGCAGATGATCCCGGTCTTCTTCGGCGCCACGCTGCTGATCTTCCTGATGGTGAACGTGATGGGCGATCCCATCGCCGGACTGTGCGGCGACCGCCAGTGCGATCCGGCGACCGCGGCCCAGCTGGAGAAGGAGTTCGGCCTCGACAAGCCCGTCTGGCAGCAATACCTGACCTACATGGGCAACGTCTTCACCGGCGACTTCGGCACGGCCTTCAACGGCCAGGAGGTCACCGAGCTGATGGCGAACGCCTTCCCGGTCACCATCCGCCTCACCCTCGTCGCCATCTTCTTCGAGATCGTCATCGGCATCAGCCTCGGCGTCCTCACCGGCCTCAAGCGCGGCCACCCCGTCGACACCACCGTGCTGCTGCTGACCCTGGTCGTCATCGCCATCCCGACCTTCGTCACCGGCCTCCTCCTCCAGCTCCTCCTCGGCGTGAAGTGGGGCTGGATCAAACCGGCCGTCTCCACCGACGCCCCGCTCGACGAACTGATCGTCCCCGGACTCGTCCTCGCCTCGGTCTCCCTCGCGTACGTCACCCGGCTCACCCGGACCTCGATCGCCGAGAACAAGCGAGCCGACTACGTCCGCACCGCCGTCGCCAAGGGCCTGCCCCGCCACCGGGTCATCACCCGCCACCTGCTGCGCAACAGCCTGATCCCCGTGGTGACCTTCATCGGCACCGACGTCGGCGCGCTCATGGGCGGCGCCATCGTCACCGAGCGGATCTTCAACATCCACGGCGTCGGCTACCAGCTCTACCAGGGCATCCTCCGCCAGAACACCCAGACCGTCGTCGGCTTCGTGACCGTCCTCGTCCTGGTCTTCCTGGTGGCGAACCTGCTCGTCGACCTCCTGTACGCCGTCCTTGACCCGAGGATCCGCTATGCCTGA
- a CDS encoding ABC transporter substrate-binding protein, producing the protein MRGATHAKWAALATAVALAATACGGDDSGGGGGADGIVSSSWGDPQNPLEPANTNEVQGGKVLSMIFRGLKQYDPKTGEAKDMLAEKIDTTDSTNFTITVKDGWTFSNGEKVTAKSFVDAWNYGAHLKNNQKNAYFFGQIEGYDKVHPEKGEPTAETMSGLKVTGPQTFTVKLTQKFSTWPITLGYAAFSPLPQAFFTDHAAWLSKPVGNGPYTVDSYSKGSQMALKRWDGYPGADKAQNGGITLKVYTDNNTAYTDLTAGNLDLVDDVPASQLKNVEADLGDRYINVPAGIIQTLSFPFYDPAWNKPGQEKLRQGLSMAINRDQITETIFQKTRTPAVDWTSPVLGEEGGFKDVCGEFCKYDAAEAKKLVAEGGGIPGGTMKISYNADTGSHKEWVDAVCNSINRALDNDRACVGNPVGTFADYRNQVTSQKLKGPFRAGWQMDYPLIQNFLQPLYYTNASSNDGKWTSPEFDKLVNDANAEPDIAKAVGLFQQAEGILRDDMGAIPLWYQNGSAGYSERVTNVSLNPFSVPVYDQIKVN; encoded by the coding sequence ATGCGCGGAGCCACGCACGCCAAGTGGGCCGCTCTGGCCACCGCAGTCGCCCTCGCGGCGACCGCCTGCGGTGGCGACGACAGCGGCGGTGGCGGAGGGGCCGACGGCATCGTGAGTTCCTCGTGGGGCGACCCGCAGAACCCGCTGGAGCCCGCCAACACCAACGAGGTGCAGGGCGGCAAGGTCCTCTCCATGATCTTCCGGGGGCTCAAGCAGTACGACCCGAAGACCGGCGAGGCCAAGGACATGCTCGCCGAGAAGATCGACACGACCGACTCGACCAACTTCACCATCACGGTCAAGGACGGCTGGACCTTCTCCAACGGCGAGAAGGTCACCGCCAAGTCCTTCGTCGACGCCTGGAACTACGGCGCCCACCTGAAGAACAACCAGAAGAACGCCTACTTCTTCGGCCAGATCGAGGGCTACGACAAGGTCCACCCCGAGAAGGGCGAGCCGACCGCCGAGACCATGTCCGGCCTCAAGGTCACGGGCCCCCAGACCTTCACGGTCAAGCTCACCCAGAAGTTCTCCACCTGGCCCATCACCCTGGGCTACGCGGCCTTCTCCCCGCTCCCGCAGGCCTTCTTCACGGACCACGCGGCCTGGCTCTCGAAACCCGTCGGCAACGGCCCGTACACCGTCGACTCGTACTCCAAGGGCTCCCAGATGGCCCTCAAGCGCTGGGACGGCTACCCCGGCGCCGACAAGGCCCAGAACGGCGGCATCACCCTCAAGGTCTACACCGACAACAACACCGCCTACACCGACCTGACGGCCGGCAACCTCGACCTCGTCGACGACGTCCCCGCCTCCCAGCTCAAGAACGTCGAAGCCGACCTCGGCGACCGGTACATCAACGTCCCCGCCGGCATCATCCAGACCCTGTCCTTCCCGTTCTACGACCCGGCCTGGAACAAGCCCGGCCAGGAGAAGCTCCGCCAGGGCCTCTCCATGGCCATCAACCGCGACCAGATCACCGAGACGATCTTCCAGAAGACCCGGACCCCCGCCGTCGACTGGACCTCCCCGGTCCTCGGCGAGGAGGGCGGGTTCAAGGACGTCTGCGGCGAGTTCTGCAAGTACGACGCGGCCGAGGCGAAGAAGCTCGTCGCCGAGGGCGGCGGCATCCCCGGCGGCACCATGAAGATCTCGTACAACGCCGACACCGGCTCCCACAAGGAATGGGTCGACGCGGTCTGCAACTCCATCAACCGCGCCCTCGACAACGACCGCGCCTGCGTCGGCAACCCCGTCGGCACCTTCGCCGACTACCGCAACCAGGTCACCTCGCAGAAGCTCAAGGGCCCCTTCCGGGCCGGCTGGCAGATGGACTACCCGCTCATCCAGAACTTCCTGCAGCCGCTGTACTACACGAACGCCTCGTCCAACGACGGCAAGTGGACCAGCCCAGAGTTCGACAAGCTCGTCAACGACGCCAACGCCGAGCCCGACATCGCCAAGGCCGTCGGACTCTTCCAGCAGGCCGAGGGCATCCTCCGCGACGACATGGGTGCCATCCCGCTCTGGTACCAGAACGGCAGCGCAGGCTACTCGGAGCGGGTCACCAACGTCTCCCTGAACCCGTTCAGCGTCCCGGTCTACGACCAGATCAAGGTCAACTGA
- a CDS encoding dipeptide ABC transporter ATP-binding protein codes for MADLSKNDEAVAASEAEAVAAIEAPVQRGEPILQVRDLKKHFPLTQGILFKRQVGAVKAVDGVSFDLYQGETLGIVGESGCGKSTVAKLLMNLEKATAGEVFYKGQDITKLSGRALKAVRRNIQMVFQDPYTSLNPRMTVGDIIGEPFDIHPEVAPKGDRRRKVQELLDVVGLNPEYINRYPHQFSGGQRQRIGIARGLALNPEIIICDEPVSALDVSVQAQVINLMEKLQDEYNLSYVFIAHDLSIVRHISDRVGVMYLGKMAEIGTDEQIYEHPTHPYTQALLSAVPVPDPEARAHRERIILTGDVPSPANPPSGCSFRTRCWKAQEKCSQETPLLAIPQRFDGQDTPAAHLSACHFAEEKQVVPVH; via the coding sequence ATGGCTGACCTCAGCAAGAACGACGAGGCCGTGGCCGCGTCCGAGGCGGAGGCCGTAGCCGCCATCGAGGCTCCGGTCCAGCGCGGCGAGCCGATCCTCCAGGTGCGCGACCTGAAGAAGCACTTCCCGCTGACGCAGGGCATCCTCTTCAAGCGGCAGGTCGGCGCGGTCAAGGCCGTGGACGGGGTCTCCTTCGACCTCTACCAGGGCGAGACCCTCGGCATCGTCGGCGAGTCCGGCTGTGGCAAGTCCACGGTCGCCAAGCTGCTGATGAACCTGGAGAAGGCGACCGCGGGCGAGGTCTTCTACAAGGGCCAGGACATCACCAAGCTGTCCGGGCGCGCGCTGAAGGCCGTCCGCCGCAACATCCAGATGGTGTTCCAGGACCCGTACACCTCGCTCAACCCGCGGATGACGGTCGGCGACATCATCGGGGAGCCCTTCGACATCCACCCCGAGGTGGCCCCGAAGGGTGACCGGCGCCGCAAGGTGCAGGAGCTGCTCGATGTCGTCGGTCTGAACCCCGAGTACATCAACCGGTACCCGCACCAGTTCTCCGGCGGTCAGCGCCAGCGCATCGGCATCGCCCGAGGCCTCGCGCTCAACCCGGAGATCATCATCTGCGACGAGCCGGTCTCGGCCCTGGACGTCTCCGTCCAGGCGCAGGTCATCAACCTGATGGAGAAGCTCCAGGACGAGTACAACCTGTCCTACGTCTTCATCGCGCACGACCTGTCGATCGTCCGGCACATCTCGGACCGCGTCGGCGTCATGTACCTCGGCAAGATGGCCGAGATCGGTACGGACGAGCAGATCTACGAGCACCCGACGCACCCGTACACCCAGGCGCTGCTCTCCGCGGTGCCGGTGCCGGACCCGGAGGCCCGCGCGCACCGCGAGCGGATCATCCTGACCGGTGACGTCCCCTCGCCGGCGAACCCGCCGTCGGGCTGCAGCTTCCGCACCCGTTGCTGGAAGGCGCAGGAGAAGTGCTCGCAGGAGACGCCGCTCCTGGCGATCCCGCAGCGCTTCGACGGCCAGGACACCCCGGCCGCCCACCTCTCGGCGTGCCACTTCGCCGAGGAGAAGCAGGTCGTGCCGGTGCACTGA
- a CDS encoding ABC transporter ATP-binding protein, producing the protein MTTIDKTASVPAPRDGETHDGPLLDVRDLHVEFRTREGVAKAVNGVSYSVNAGETLAVLGESGSGKSVTAQAIMGILDTPPGFVTKGEILFRGQDMLKMSEEEHRKVRGSKIAMIFQDALSSLNPVLSVGYQLGEMFRVHQGLSKKEANAKAIELMDRVKIPAAAARVNDYPHQFSGGMRQRIMIAMALALEPDLIIADEPTTALDVTVQAQVMDLLAELQREYNMGLILITHDLGVVADVADKIAVMYAGRIVEQAPVHEIYKRPAHPYTKGLLASIPRLDQKGQELYAIKGLPPNLLRIPTGCAFNPRCPKADDVCRTDVPALVPVTEQDGADLPGRGSACHFWKETIHG; encoded by the coding sequence GTGACCACCATCGACAAGACCGCGAGCGTTCCGGCGCCTCGCGACGGCGAGACCCACGACGGTCCGCTGCTCGACGTACGCGACCTCCACGTCGAGTTCCGTACCCGTGAGGGCGTCGCCAAGGCCGTGAACGGTGTCTCGTACTCCGTGAACGCCGGCGAGACCCTCGCCGTCCTCGGCGAGTCCGGTTCCGGCAAGTCCGTGACCGCGCAGGCCATCATGGGCATCCTCGACACCCCGCCCGGGTTCGTGACCAAGGGAGAGATCCTCTTCCGCGGTCAGGACATGCTCAAGATGTCCGAGGAAGAGCACCGCAAGGTGCGCGGCAGCAAGATCGCGATGATCTTCCAGGACGCGCTGTCCTCGCTCAACCCCGTGCTCAGCGTCGGCTACCAGCTCGGCGAGATGTTCCGGGTGCACCAGGGCCTCTCCAAGAAGGAGGCCAATGCCAAGGCGATCGAGCTGATGGACCGGGTGAAGATCCCGGCCGCCGCGGCTCGCGTCAACGACTACCCGCACCAGTTCTCCGGCGGTATGCGCCAGCGCATCATGATCGCGATGGCGCTCGCCCTGGAGCCGGACCTGATCATCGCGGACGAGCCCACCACGGCGCTCGACGTGACGGTCCAGGCCCAGGTGATGGACCTCCTCGCGGAGCTCCAGCGCGAGTACAACATGGGTCTGATCCTCATCACCCACGACCTCGGCGTGGTCGCCGACGTCGCGGACAAGATCGCCGTGATGTACGCGGGACGGATCGTCGAGCAGGCGCCGGTGCACGAGATCTACAAGCGCCCGGCCCACCCCTACACCAAGGGCCTCCTCGCCTCGATCCCGCGCCTGGACCAGAAGGGCCAGGAGCTGTACGCGATCAAGGGTCTGCCGCCCAACCTGCTCAGGATCCCGACCGGCTGCGCCTTCAACCCGCGCTGCCCGAAGGCCGACGACGTCTGCCGTACGGACGTCCCGGCCCTCGTGCCGGTCACCGAGCAGGACGGCGCGGACCTCCCGGGCCGCGGCAGCGCCTGCCACTTCTGGAAGGAGACGATCCATGGCTGA
- a CDS encoding ABC transporter permease encodes MSDTTQKTDTAVGDPAGPTAPAQAPAKQEKTRSLAQDAFRDLVRNPMFIVSAVLIVGILSIAAFPSLFTSVDPLACDLKHSMEGPSGSAWFGYNFQGCDVYSQTIHGTRNSIIVGVLTTAFSLVIGGLVGVLGGFFGKWTDALLSFVTNVFFGLPLLLAAIVILNNFRDEKGMRNAGVMAVVLTLTAVGWMSMARVMRGAVMQVKQADYVAAARSLGASTSRMMFRHVLPNSVTPLIVVATISLGAVIGAEATLSFLGIGIRPPAISWGVMISEAQDRISSGLHPLLFPSGMLTITVLAFIMLGDAVRDAFDPKLR; translated from the coding sequence ATGAGTGACACGACCCAGAAGACCGACACGGCCGTCGGCGACCCCGCCGGCCCCACCGCGCCCGCTCAGGCCCCGGCCAAGCAGGAGAAGACCCGCAGTCTCGCGCAGGACGCCTTCCGGGACCTGGTCCGCAACCCGATGTTCATCGTCTCGGCGGTCCTCATCGTCGGGATCCTGTCCATCGCCGCCTTCCCGAGCCTCTTCACCAGTGTCGACCCGCTCGCGTGCGACCTGAAGCACTCGATGGAGGGCCCCAGCGGCAGCGCCTGGTTCGGCTACAACTTCCAGGGCTGCGACGTCTATTCGCAGACCATCCACGGCACCCGCAACTCGATCATCGTGGGTGTGCTGACGACCGCCTTCTCCCTGGTCATCGGCGGCCTCGTGGGTGTCCTCGGCGGTTTCTTCGGCAAGTGGACGGACGCCCTCCTCTCGTTCGTCACCAACGTCTTCTTCGGACTGCCGCTGCTGCTCGCCGCGATCGTCATCCTGAACAACTTCCGTGACGAGAAGGGCATGCGCAACGCCGGCGTGATGGCCGTGGTCCTCACGCTGACCGCGGTCGGCTGGATGTCCATGGCCCGCGTCATGCGCGGCGCCGTGATGCAGGTCAAGCAGGCCGACTACGTGGCCGCCGCCCGCTCGCTCGGTGCCTCCACCTCGCGGATGATGTTCCGTCACGTCCTGCCGAACTCCGTCACCCCGCTGATCGTGGTCGCCACGATCTCGCTCGGTGCGGTCATCGGCGCGGAAGCGACCCTGAGCTTCCTGGGTATCGGCATCAGGCCCCCGGCCATCTCCTGGGGCGTGATGATCTCCGAGGCGCAGGACCGCATCTCGTCGGGTCTGCACCCGCTGCTGTTCCCGTCCGGAATGCTCACTATCACGGTGCTCGCCTTCATCATGCTCGGCGACGCGGTCCGTGACGCCTTCGACCCGAAGCTGCGCTGA
- a CDS encoding ABC transporter permease: MGRFVIRRILQMVPVFIGTTLIVYFLVTQMGGDPIQNLYGEKPVPDNIRATLTAQYHLDDPFFVRYWYYFSGLLQGDFGESINQGRPIVELLAEAWPETLKVAGVAFTFELVIGVVAGVLAGMRRGSFMDNLVLVSTLTVIAVPIFVLGNVTQTFFGMEWGLFPVSGTDDGFSSYLLPGMVLGSVSLAYIARLARASVAENLRADYIRTAKAKGLPKSRVIGIHVLRNSLIPVVTYLGADLGSLMGGAIVTEGIFNIPGVGYQLFTSLNVEDGPAVVGFVSLLVLVYLISALVVDMLYAVLDPRIRYE, translated from the coding sequence ATGGGCCGGTTCGTCATCCGACGAATCCTTCAGATGGTGCCCGTCTTCATCGGCACCACGTTGATCGTCTATTTTCTCGTCACGCAGATGGGTGGCGACCCCATCCAGAACCTGTACGGCGAGAAGCCCGTACCTGACAACATCAGAGCGACGCTCACCGCGCAGTACCACCTCGACGACCCGTTCTTCGTGAGGTACTGGTACTACTTCAGCGGCCTGCTCCAGGGCGACTTCGGTGAGTCCATCAACCAGGGCCGGCCCATCGTCGAGCTTCTCGCCGAGGCCTGGCCCGAGACGCTGAAGGTCGCCGGTGTGGCCTTCACCTTCGAGCTCGTCATCGGCGTCGTCGCCGGCGTGCTCGCGGGCATGCGCCGCGGCAGCTTCATGGACAACCTGGTGCTCGTCTCCACCCTGACCGTCATCGCCGTCCCGATCTTCGTGCTCGGCAATGTCACGCAGACCTTCTTCGGCATGGAATGGGGACTGTTCCCCGTCTCCGGTACCGACGACGGTTTCTCCAGCTATCTGCTGCCGGGTATGGTGCTCGGCTCGGTGTCGCTCGCCTACATCGCGCGTCTCGCACGGGCGTCGGTCGCGGAGAACCTCCGTGCCGACTACATCCGCACCGCGAAGGCCAAGGGCCTGCCGAAGAGCCGGGTCATCGGCATCCACGTGCTGCGCAACTCGCTGATCCCGGTCGTCACCTACCTGGGCGCCGACCTCGGCTCCCTCATGGGCGGCGCCATCGTCACCGAGGGCATCTTCAACATCCCCGGCGTGGGCTACCAGCTGTTCACCTCGCTGAACGTGGAGGACGGACCGGCGGTCGTCGGATTCGTCAGCCTGCTGGTGCTCGTCTATCTGATCTCTGCGCTGGTCGTGGACATGCTGTACGCCGTGCTTGACCCGAGGATTCGCTATGAGTGA